From the genome of Polyangiaceae bacterium, one region includes:
- a CDS encoding serine/threonine protein kinase, which translates to MEVGRILADRYEIARPLADGAMSTVWVAVDRESGADVAIKAISLDAAGWRAEVRDRFMKEARLLTRGKHEHLVGVRAVGETEDGFLYLVLDLLEGETLAARLSRETKLEWQEAAALALGITRGVAALHRAGIVHRDLKPANIVLHCRNAGIVPTIIDLGIGKAAAALGDPELCATLTATGQVLGTPQYMSYEQALGQRDIDARTDVWALGVILYEMLAGTRPFEAPNTNAVLAAIRRNAVKPIRQAAPNVPDALERIVERCLSTDRSARFNDAEALARELELAMKQPQTVANARPSRSRRVFVVALAAAGAVSTIVMFAVVRTTTDSNPSAPEISASVSQALTSHPTSNPSSSVPLAVPISEPPPSSTPPTIVPSARKVPTVPKRNGAPVTRVDEAGF; encoded by the coding sequence GTGGAAGTCGGTCGCATCCTCGCCGATCGTTACGAGATCGCACGGCCATTGGCTGATGGCGCCATGAGCACGGTGTGGGTGGCGGTTGATCGCGAGAGCGGCGCCGACGTTGCGATCAAAGCGATATCGCTCGATGCAGCAGGCTGGCGCGCCGAAGTGCGTGATCGCTTCATGAAGGAAGCGCGTCTTCTCACACGCGGCAAGCACGAGCACCTGGTCGGTGTGCGTGCCGTGGGCGAGACCGAAGACGGCTTTCTTTATTTGGTGCTGGATTTGCTCGAAGGCGAGACGTTGGCAGCGCGTTTGTCACGTGAAACGAAACTCGAGTGGCAAGAAGCAGCGGCACTTGCACTCGGCATCACGCGTGGTGTTGCGGCTTTGCATCGCGCCGGCATCGTGCATCGTGATCTCAAGCCGGCGAACATCGTGCTGCACTGCAGGAACGCAGGCATCGTGCCCACGATCATCGACCTCGGCATCGGAAAAGCAGCCGCGGCTTTGGGCGATCCGGAATTGTGCGCGACGCTCACGGCGACGGGGCAGGTGCTCGGAACACCGCAGTACATGAGTTACGAACAAGCTTTGGGGCAGCGCGACATCGATGCTCGCACGGACGTGTGGGCGCTCGGCGTCATTCTCTACGAGATGCTCGCGGGCACGCGACCGTTCGAGGCTCCAAACACCAACGCCGTGCTTGCGGCAATCCGGCGCAACGCCGTCAAACCGATACGCCAAGCTGCGCCGAATGTTCCCGACGCCTTGGAGCGCATCGTCGAACGTTGCTTGAGCACCGATCGATCGGCGCGCTTCAATGATGCCGAAGCGCTCGCACGAGAGCTCGAATTGGCCATGAAACAACCGCAAACGGTGGCGAATGCGCGTCCATCACGCAGCCGACGCGTGTTTGTCGTGGCACTCGCGGCAGCAGGCGCGGTGTCGACCATCGTCATGTTCGCCGTGGTCCGAACAACGACGGATTCCAATCCTTCGGCGCCCGAAATTTCTGCAAGTGTCAGCCAAGCGTTGACGTCGCACCCGACGAGCAACCCGTCGTCGAGCGTGCCTCTCGCAGTTCCAATCTCGGAACCGCCGCCTTCGAGCACGCCTCCCACCATTGTTCCAAGCGCACGCAAGGTGCCAACTGTGCCGAAGCGAAACGGCGCGCCTGTCACTCGAGTGGATGAAGCGGGCTTTTGA
- a CDS encoding methylmalonyl-CoA mutase translates to MKSSDDSSDRAEFEARLAKSRKAARPRVGLLAGEPGSGGVDADDLYDASTLEALGFDPARDLGFPGMPPFTRGVQPNMYRGRLWTMRQYAGFGTAEASNERYHYLLGQGQTGLSVAFDLPTQMGRDSDHALAKGEVGRVGVAIDSLGDMRRLLAGLPLDRISTSMTINSTAAILLSLYVAVADENGVPRDKLRGTIQNDILKEYVARGTYIYPPRPSLRLISDIFAFCSKEVPHWNTISISGYHMREAGCDAAQEIAFTLADGIAYVQTAVDAGLDVDDFGGQLSFFFNGHNNLLEEVAKFRAARRLWSSVMTERFGAKTDKAKALRFHCQTAGMTLLAQQPMVNVVRVAVQAMAAVLGGCQSLHTNSYDEAVGLPTTEAATLALRTQQVIANESGVADFVDPLAGSYAIEALTTRLEQAARAYIRRIDEMGGMVSAIEQGYVQREIQAAAYRYQLDIESKKRVIVGLNDYLGESAPIPVMKIDPRVEEEQTERTRQWRSEHDRPEKSEALGVVDRAARGSDNLLPPILDAVKRGATVGEISDVLRGVWGQHIETLTI, encoded by the coding sequence ATGAAGAGCTCAGACGATTCGTCGGACCGCGCCGAATTCGAGGCGCGACTTGCAAAATCACGCAAGGCAGCACGACCTCGCGTCGGGTTGCTTGCAGGCGAACCGGGATCTGGGGGCGTCGACGCCGACGACCTCTACGATGCCTCGACACTCGAAGCGCTTGGCTTCGATCCGGCGCGCGATCTCGGCTTTCCAGGCATGCCGCCGTTCACGCGTGGCGTGCAACCGAACATGTACCGCGGGCGCCTTTGGACCATGCGGCAATACGCCGGCTTCGGCACCGCAGAAGCGTCGAACGAGCGTTACCACTACTTGCTCGGGCAGGGACAAACCGGCCTTTCCGTCGCGTTCGATCTTCCGACGCAGATGGGTCGAGATTCCGATCATGCGCTCGCAAAAGGAGAGGTTGGTCGCGTTGGCGTTGCCATCGATTCGCTCGGTGACATGCGCCGACTGCTCGCAGGTTTGCCGCTCGATCGCATCTCGACGTCGATGACCATCAACTCGACCGCAGCGATCCTCTTGTCGCTCTACGTTGCAGTTGCCGATGAGAATGGCGTTCCGAGAGACAAACTCCGCGGCACGATTCAAAACGACATCCTGAAGGAGTACGTGGCACGGGGAACGTACATCTACCCGCCGCGGCCATCACTTCGTTTGATCAGCGACATATTTGCTTTCTGCTCCAAGGAAGTTCCTCACTGGAACACGATTTCCATCAGCGGCTATCACATGCGCGAAGCAGGGTGTGACGCTGCCCAAGAGATCGCCTTCACGCTTGCCGACGGCATCGCGTACGTGCAAACGGCGGTCGATGCGGGGCTCGATGTCGACGACTTCGGCGGTCAGCTTTCGTTTTTCTTCAACGGTCACAACAACTTGCTCGAAGAGGTCGCAAAGTTCCGAGCGGCTCGACGGCTATGGTCATCCGTCATGACCGAGCGATTCGGCGCAAAGACGGACAAAGCAAAAGCGCTGCGTTTCCATTGCCAAACCGCGGGCATGACACTCCTGGCGCAGCAGCCCATGGTCAACGTCGTACGCGTTGCCGTCCAGGCCATGGCTGCTGTCCTCGGAGGGTGTCAGTCGCTGCACACGAACAGCTATGACGAGGCCGTTGGACTACCAACGACCGAAGCCGCAACGCTCGCACTCCGTACGCAGCAGGTGATCGCGAACGAGTCGGGCGTCGCCGACTTCGTCGACCCGCTTGCCGGAAGTTACGCAATCGAAGCGTTGACGACGCGTCTCGAACAAGCCGCGCGTGCGTACATCCGCCGCATCGACGAGATGGGCGGTATGGTGAGCGCCATCGAACAAGGGTACGTGCAGCGTGAGATCCAGGCAGCGGCGTACCGCTATCAGCTCGACATCGAATCGAAGAAGCGAGTCATCGTGGGCCTCAACGATTACCTCGGCGAAAGCGCTCCCATCCCCGTGATGAAGATCGATCCTCGTGTCGAAGAGGAACAAACCGAGCGCACTCGGCAATGGCGCAGCGAGCACGATCGCCCCGAGAAAAGCGAAGCGCTCGGTGTCGTCGATCGTGCTGCACGTGGTTCGGACAACCTCCTGCCGCCGATCCTCGACGCGGTAAAACGTGGAGCGACCGTCGGTGAAATCAGCGATGTGCTTCGTGGCGTGTGGGGCCAGCACATCGAAACGCTGACGATTTGA
- a CDS encoding sigma 54-interacting transcriptional regulator, which yields MTESTGPKLPSTEVAPRPTRSGGEVARLVVTQGASAGKMLLVTRARVTVGRHPTNDLVVVDPRVSATHIEIERRPEGRILVRDLGTTNGTFLGTHRVIECEVGPGALLKMGDSLVRVEVDDRAEPERGSDAVRFGGLIGVSSEMRELFATLERVARTSLTVLAQGETGTGKEELARAIHAASSRNAGPFIVLDAATLPPTLTESVLFGHERGAFTGADARHIGTFERAHGGTLFIDEIGELPLDVQPKLLRVLESRSFTRVGGHEVIPVDFRLIAATHRDLRAEIDAHRFREDLYFRLAEARVVLPPLRARPTDVPILVQHFLEDLSTTEQSLTISEEALRSLSLRKWPGNVRELRNVIARAAALCQDEQITEQDLAGEGFGFRGSDAEREPLDLQGTFAEAKSRAVDRFERAYLDALVRRCGGNLSKASRQADIARNHLRALLKKRGLYDPGDT from the coding sequence GTGACTGAATCTACTGGCCCGAAGCTTCCGTCGACCGAAGTCGCGCCGCGCCCAACACGTAGTGGCGGTGAGGTTGCACGTTTGGTCGTCACACAGGGTGCGAGCGCAGGAAAGATGCTGCTCGTCACGCGCGCCCGCGTGACCGTGGGTCGTCATCCGACCAATGATCTCGTGGTCGTCGACCCTCGCGTATCCGCAACGCACATCGAGATCGAACGTCGGCCTGAAGGGCGCATCCTCGTACGTGACCTAGGAACGACGAACGGCACCTTTCTAGGTACGCATCGTGTGATCGAATGCGAAGTTGGTCCGGGCGCACTGCTCAAGATGGGTGATTCGCTCGTGCGAGTCGAAGTCGATGATCGCGCTGAACCCGAACGTGGAAGTGATGCGGTTCGTTTTGGCGGACTCATCGGCGTGTCGAGCGAGATGCGGGAGCTATTCGCAACGCTCGAGCGAGTCGCACGAACCTCGCTCACCGTGCTTGCCCAAGGCGAGACGGGCACGGGCAAAGAGGAACTTGCTCGAGCGATCCACGCAGCATCGTCGCGCAATGCTGGCCCCTTCATTGTGCTCGACGCAGCCACGCTTCCACCAACGCTGACGGAGAGCGTCCTTTTCGGGCACGAGCGCGGTGCGTTCACGGGTGCGGACGCGCGTCACATCGGTACGTTCGAGCGGGCGCACGGCGGGACGTTGTTCATCGATGAGATCGGCGAATTGCCCCTGGATGTGCAGCCCAAGCTGCTCCGCGTGCTCGAGAGCCGAAGCTTCACTCGCGTGGGCGGGCACGAAGTCATCCCTGTGGACTTTCGGCTCATCGCAGCAACTCATCGTGATCTGCGCGCCGAGATCGATGCTCATCGATTCCGCGAAGATCTCTACTTCCGTTTGGCCGAGGCACGCGTCGTCTTGCCGCCCTTGCGAGCTCGCCCCACAGACGTCCCGATCTTGGTGCAACACTTCTTGGAGGATCTCTCCACGACTGAACAATCGCTCACGATTTCCGAGGAAGCCCTGCGCAGTTTGTCTCTACGTAAATGGCCCGGAAACGTCCGAGAATTGCGCAACGTCATCGCGCGTGCGGCCGCGCTCTGTCAGGACGAACAAATCACGGAACAGGATCTCGCGGGTGAGGGATTCGGCTTCCGTGGAAGCGACGCCGAACGGGAACCGTTGGACCTCCAAGGAACGTTCGCCGAAGCGAAGTCTCGCGCGGTCGATCGATTCGAGCGGGCGTACCTGGATGCGCTCGTTCGTCGTTGCGGCGGCAATCTATCGAAGGCGTCACGACAGGCGGATATCGCGCGGAATCATCTTCGCGCGCTGCTCAAGAAGCGCGGGCTGTACGACCCGGGCGACACTTGA